The sequence TCGACGCCGATACAGCGGATACCCATCGTTGCCAGTGACAGTCTCCGCCGTTAATTTCCGTGGATATCGTTTAGAGCACTTTCCATCGACCATGCAAGGTGATTGGGGGTTGATGGCACCACACGGTCCATGAATCATATTAGTAGTAACAACATCATGTAGGTCTGGATCGACTTCATGATCAGGAATCTCGGCACATATGATATCATCTATTTGGTCAGGCTGAATTCTTTCCACTAACCAAATAAGAATGTGTGCGTGCGGCAGGCCTCGCTTTTGCCATTCGATTGAATACATCCAGCATCGAGTATCTCCAAAGACGCGTTGTTTAACAATAAAGTTCATCAGGGACCGAATTTTTTGCCTGAATATACGTGCTGTGATGTCGTGTCTATCATTTGATGTTTGTCCGGGAAGCAGCAATTGAGTAATTTCTATCAATTTTGGATTACAGGTAAAAGTAATAAAGAGA comes from Zeugodacus cucurbitae isolate PBARC_wt_2022May chromosome Y, idZeuCucr1.2, whole genome shotgun sequence and encodes:
- the LOC128923542 gene encoding uncharacterized protein LOC128923542, translated to MNFIVKQRVFGDTRCWMYSIEWQKRGLPHAHILIWLVERIQPDQIDDIICAEIPDHEVDPDLHDVVTTNMIHGPCGAINPQSPCMVDGKCSKRYPRKLTAETVTGNDGYPLYRRRSPDDNGRTVTTKVKRMDFVVDNSWIVPYSPLISKTFKTH